One genomic window of Euleptes europaea isolate rEulEur1 chromosome 10, rEulEur1.hap1, whole genome shotgun sequence includes the following:
- the GJA1 gene encoding gap junction alpha-1 protein, which translates to MGDWSALGRLLDKVQAYSTAGGKVWLSVLFIFRILLLGTAVESAWGDEQSAFRCNTQQPGCENVCYDKSFPISHVRFWVLQFIFVSVPTLLYLAHVFYVMRKEEKLNRKEEELKLVQSEGVNVDMHLKQIEIKKFKYGIEEHGKVKMRGGLLRTYIISIMFKSFFEVAFLLIQWYIYGFTLQAIYTCERVPCPHKVDCFLSRPTEKTIFIIFMLVVSLVSLSLNIIEIFYVTFKSVKDRMKAKNDPFSPNSGLSPSKECGSPKYAYFNGCSSPTAPLSPMSPPGYKLVTGDRNNSSSCRNYNKQASEQNWANYSAEQNRIGQAGSTISNSHAQPFEFADDPQTNKKMGSGHELQPLTVVDQRPPSRASSRASSRPRPDDLEI; encoded by the coding sequence ATGGGTGATTGGAGTGCTTTAGGAAGGCTTCTTGACAAAGTCCAAGCTTACTCTACAGCTGGAGGGAAGGTGTGGCTGTCTGTCCTTTTCATTTTCAGAATCTTGCTACTAGGGACAGCAGTGGAGTCTGCCTGGGGAGACGAGCAATCAGCATTCCGATGCAACACCCAGCAGCCTGGTTGTGAGAACGTTTGCTATGACAAATCCTTTCCAATCTCTCATGTGCGGTTCTGGGTTCTGCAGTTCATTTTTGTGTCAGTGCCAACCCTCCTGTACTTGGCACATGTGTTCTATGTGATGCGGAAAGAAGAAAAACTgaacaggaaagaagaagagctcaAGCTTGTTCAAAGTGAGGGTGTTAATGTAGATATGCACCTCAAACAAATAGAAATCAAGAAATTCAAGTATGGGATTGAAGAACATGGCAAGGTCAAAATGCGTGGAGGACTGCTCCGCACCTACATCATCAGCATCATGTTCAAATCTTTCTTTGAGGTGGCTTTCTTGCTCATACAGTGGTACATCTATGGATTCACCCTGCAAGCCATTTACACTTGTGAACGAGTGCCATGCCCACACAAGGTGGATTGCTTCCTGTCCCGTCCCACAGAAAAAACCATCTTCATTATCTTCATGCTGGTGGTGTCTTTAGTCTCTCTCTCCTTGAACATCATTGAAATTTTTTACGTCACCTTCAAGAGCGTTAAGGATCGTATGAAGGCAAAAAATGACCCTTTCTCTCCTAACAGTGGCCTGAGTCCCTCCAAGGAATGTGGATCCCCCAAATATGCCTATTTCAATGGTTGTTCCTCTCCAACTGCCCCTTTGTCACCCATGTCTCCACCAGGATACAAACTAGTCACTGGAGACAGGAACAATTCCTCCTCTTGTCGTAACTACAATAAGCAAGCCAGTGAACAAAACTGGGCAAATTACAGTGCTGAGCAGAACAGGATTGGACAGGCTGGGAGCACCATATCCAACTCGCACGCCCAGCCATTTGAATTTGCTGATGATCCCCAGACCAATAAAAAAATGGGTTCTGGGCATGAGCTACAACCTCTCACTGTTGTGGACCAAAGGCCGCCAAGCAGAGCCAGTAGTCGAGCCAGCAGCAGACCTCGACCGGATGATCTGGAGATCTAA